From the genome of Halobacterium sp. R2-5:
AACGGCCAGCGGGATGTTCTTCGTCACGCTCAGTGTCACGTACGTTCTCAACGTCCTCAGTGCTGTTACACAGAAACGCTCGCTGGCGGGCAGCATCCACGGACTCGGCGAACAGAGTACGGAGATTCTCGAAACGAGTTGGGACGCCGACTCGTTCCAGGGACTAGAAGTACCGCTAAACCTGATCGTGAACGAGCTCGATACGCTGACAGCGAACCACAAGGCGTACCCCATTCTCCACTACTTCTTCACGCCAGAGCGGTCGCAGGCCCCGACGACAAACGTCACCGTCTTGGACGAGACGCTCACGCTTCTCCAATTCGGCGTCGAACCAGAGCACCGTCCGAGTGAGCCAACCATCACGCAAGCTCGGTCGAGCGTACAGTCGTACCTCGATACACTGGAGAGCGAGTTCGTCGGACCAGCGTCGCAATCCCCGCCTGCCCCCGATCTCGAACAGTTGCGCGACAGTGGAATCCCTACTGTCTCGGACGAGGAGTTTACCAACTCGCTTGTGGAGGTAGACGATCGACGCCGACTTCTACTGGGCCTCGTCGAATCGGATGCACGATCCTGGCCCAACACCGACAGCCAGTAGGCAATCACCTACAAGCCACGTCTTGAGCAGTGGATCCTTCACCTGTACTGAACGGCAGTTTCACACCTCACTCTGCACAAAGAAACCGTACTAGCAACTGCTGGTAGGACTCGATATTACCGACGGCAGTGAAAGGTCGCCAGTTTACAGGCGGTCCCGGAGCGTCGCCACGACGGCGACGCCGACGGCGGCGATAGCGACGGCGAACGCGACGGGGTTGGTGGTGCCGTCGCCGAACCGCCAGCCGAAGACGACGTAGCCGACGACGCCGAGGACGCACGCGAGGACGGCGACCAGTGCGAACGGGCCGGAGCGCTGTCGCATATGTT
Proteins encoded in this window:
- a CDS encoding potassium channel family protein, which codes for MNLLYLVVGVIFLLLTVVDMLWTTLWVEGEAGPLTSRLMSSTWTILEKVSGERPRVLSLSGPLILVLGLTMWIALLWGGWTFLFAGGEESLLDTRNTGPISWTERVYFVGYTVFTMGNGDFTPNGGIWRIATALTTASGMFFVTLSVTYVLNVLSAVTQKRSLAGSIHGLGEQSTEILETSWDADSFQGLEVPLNLIVNELDTLTANHKAYPILHYFFTPERSQAPTTNVTVLDETLTLLQFGVEPEHRPSEPTITQARSSVQSYLDTLESEFVGPASQSPPAPDLEQLRDSGIPTVSDEEFTNSLVEVDDRRRLLLGLVESDARSWPNTDSQ